The following are from one region of the Methanoculleus caldifontis genome:
- a CDS encoding glycosyltransferase family 4 protein: protein MKQVCIVSQHFPPEKSGNASRIYDTAVHLARLGIDVTVLAPHPTFPTGSFPRTWKRSETRWVDGVRVVRLWTWQPGSGDPGFPSRMAYYLLFPLHAALWLLANRSRFDVIVTSTPPLFTGIPGYVLKRTSNVRWILDIRDLWIDASISLGFLREGSLYERMSRRFEQMCLSRTDLVGVTTEELGRRIRSRYEVTAPMELMPNGVNTEFFRPASQQKKRQIVYAGNVGHAQDLDKVALAVKSMNGTYNLKFLIVGDGDTRESLERLVKAENLTDSVIFAGTLPREEIPRLLSESLLGVAPLKLLENLEYAAPTKAYEYMACGIPFVGCGNGEIAHLAEDSGAGVIAGNTPEAIAATLSSLLDDPERMEEMGRRGREYVAKHYDRKSVAMKLKQQIERMTWTGA, encoded by the coding sequence GATACCGCCGTGCATCTCGCGAGATTGGGCATCGACGTGACGGTGCTTGCACCCCACCCCACGTTCCCCACCGGTTCGTTTCCCCGCACCTGGAAACGATCGGAGACCCGATGGGTCGACGGTGTCCGGGTCGTCCGCCTCTGGACGTGGCAGCCGGGCTCCGGGGACCCCGGATTCCCGAGCAGGATGGCGTATTACCTCCTCTTCCCGCTGCACGCGGCACTCTGGCTTCTCGCCAACCGGAGCCGGTTCGACGTGATCGTCACGTCCACGCCGCCGCTCTTCACCGGGATCCCGGGCTACGTCCTGAAGCGGACATCGAACGTCCGGTGGATCCTCGATATCCGCGACCTCTGGATCGACGCATCGATCAGCCTCGGCTTCCTCAGAGAGGGAAGCCTCTACGAGAGGATGAGCCGCCGGTTCGAGCAGATGTGCCTTAGCCGGACTGACCTCGTCGGCGTCACGACCGAAGAACTCGGCCGGAGGATCAGGTCCCGCTACGAGGTCACGGCACCGATGGAACTGATGCCGAACGGTGTCAACACCGAGTTCTTCCGCCCCGCGAGCCAGCAGAAGAAGCGGCAGATCGTCTACGCCGGCAACGTCGGGCACGCCCAGGACCTCGATAAGGTGGCGCTCGCCGTAAAATCGATGAACGGCACCTATAACCTGAAGTTCCTCATCGTCGGCGACGGCGACACGCGCGAGAGCCTGGAGCGGCTGGTGAAGGCCGAGAACCTGACGGACTCGGTCATCTTCGCAGGGACTCTTCCGCGCGAGGAGATCCCGCGGCTCCTCTCCGAGTCGCTTCTCGGGGTGGCGCCCTTAAAGCTGCTCGAGAACCTCGAGTACGCCGCCCCGACGAAGGCCTACGAGTACATGGCATGCGGGATTCCCTTCGTCGGCTGCGGGAACGGCGAGATCGCGCACCTCGCAGAGGATTCGGGCGCCGGGGTCATCGCCGGGAACACGCCCGAGGCGATCGCCGCGACCCTCTCCTCGCTCCTCGACGATCCGGAGAGGATGGAGGAGATGGGGCGCCGGGGCCGGGAGTACGTCGCAAAGCATTACGACAGAAAGTCGGTCGCCATGAAACTGAAGCAGCAGATCGAGAGGATGACATGGACGGGCGCCTGA
- a CDS encoding prenyltransferase/squalene oxidase repeat-containing protein encodes MDGRLTSLLARITGEVRGLAVVDGETAYIRDPVFPVVRNRVHAEVVKAMLRAGGDPLVEPILNYVAECQNPSGSWNELHVNYSEPSALITSFIGDALLEAADRYPHEEALTKARDFVLAAERRPGYFLKSSGYTADHLNVDASCGAFLARYAERYDDPEARAAAERAAENVVSHQRDGFFPYAVDKGTYPYVFDIPCVHYQGVTIYYLAKINDVLHDERVERSLAEGVDWLAAAQRPDGRFDWSRSGLSFAYYLSGAYAFAHASFTYASRYDDRYREHADLCLDRLDASAEGLVPRWEPGGWPGLLPSVATAAKTAALGSYPPGHRAFRFGYGMYREIARRRYAETAETRSFEALCRVLRIRSSTVEPSKNFPDLFMTSEVLDCLSQSGIWGNHA; translated from the coding sequence ATGGACGGGCGCCTGACGTCCCTGCTTGCCCGGATCACCGGGGAAGTCCGTGGTCTTGCGGTGGTCGACGGCGAGACCGCGTACATCCGCGACCCGGTCTTCCCGGTCGTCCGGAACCGCGTCCACGCCGAGGTCGTGAAAGCGATGCTCCGTGCAGGCGGCGATCCGCTCGTAGAGCCGATCTTAAACTACGTCGCGGAGTGCCAGAACCCCAGCGGGTCATGGAACGAACTCCACGTCAACTACAGCGAGCCCTCGGCCCTGATCACCTCCTTCATCGGCGACGCGCTCCTCGAGGCCGCGGACCGGTATCCGCACGAGGAGGCGCTCACAAAAGCCCGCGACTTCGTCCTCGCCGCCGAGAGGCGTCCGGGCTACTTCCTGAAGTCGTCGGGGTATACCGCCGACCACCTGAACGTCGACGCCTCCTGTGGGGCGTTTCTTGCACGCTATGCGGAGCGTTACGACGACCCGGAAGCCCGTGCGGCGGCAGAGAGAGCGGCGGAGAACGTCGTCTCCCACCAGCGGGACGGGTTCTTTCCGTATGCCGTCGATAAGGGGACCTACCCGTACGTCTTCGACATCCCCTGCGTCCACTACCAGGGGGTGACGATCTACTATCTCGCAAAGATCAACGACGTTCTCCACGACGAACGGGTCGAAAGAAGCCTCGCCGAGGGCGTGGACTGGCTCGCGGCCGCCCAGCGGCCCGATGGCCGGTTCGACTGGTCGAGGAGCGGGCTCTCCTTCGCCTACTACCTCTCCGGGGCATATGCCTTCGCCCACGCCTCCTTCACCTACGCATCAAGGTATGACGATCGTTACCGCGAGCACGCCGACCTCTGCCTCGACCGGCTCGATGCGAGCGCGGAAGGCCTCGTGCCCCGGTGGGAGCCGGGCGGCTGGCCCGGTCTCCTCCCTTCGGTCGCGACGGCGGCAAAGACGGCGGCGCTCGGGAGCTACCCTCCGGGGCACCGGGCATTCCGGTTCGGCTACGGCATGTACCGCGAGATCGCCCGCAGGCGGTATGCGGAGACCGCCGAGACGCGATCGTTTGAGGCGCTCTGCCGGGTGCTCCGGATCCGGTCGTCGACCGTGGAGCCGTCGAAGAACTTTCCCGACCTCTTCATGACATCAGAGGTGCTCGACTGCCT